The sequence TCTATTACGGATCACGAAAAGATTCTGGCATTTGTCGGCATCGGTGATGATCACCATAAACCTGAAACGCCTATCTCATCTCAAAGCACCTTAGATGCGATCAGTCAAAACGACATTATTTATCTCGATGGAAAAGAGAAGCCGTATCAATGCTCGATATCTCCACACTGCAAATTGGGCAGCGCACTGATCATCCCTTTGCGTGCCGGTGATAAAGTGATCGGCACCATCAAGCTTTACGAACCCAAACGTAAATTGTTTTCGACGATTAACATGTCGATGGCAGAAGGTATCGCGCAGTTACTCTCTAGCCAAATTCTTTTCGGCGATTATCAGCAGAAAAGAGAACTGCTTTCTCAGGCCGAAATTAAGCTTCTGCACGCTCAAGTGAATCCGCACTTTTTATTTAATGCTCTAAACACCATTAGCGCGGTGATTCGTCGTGATCCTGCCAAAGCGCGTGAGCTGATTCAGCACTTGTCGCACTTTTTCCGCAGTAATTTAAAACAAGATATTGATACCGTTACACTTAAGGAAGAGTTGGCACACGTGAACGCTTACCTAACCATAGAAAAAGCGCGATTTACTGACCGCCTTGAAGTTGACATTGATATTGATGAATCGCTTTTAAGCCGTAAACTTCCAACTTTCACTTTGCAGCCTTTAGTTGAAAACGCGATAAAACATGGCGTTTCCAATTTGCTAGAAGGCGGACGTATACGCATTTACAGCAAAATGATTAAAGGTGGCTATCAATTAATTGTGGAAGATAACGCAGGAAGTTATGTTGCGCCTAAGGATGATCATGCAGGTCTTGGCATGCAGATCGTTGATAAGCGACTGACCAACAAATTTGGTCACGCTTCTGCACTCAAGATTGAAGTTGAGCCCAATCATCTGACCCGAATGAGTTTTATCATTCCCGAACCCAACACGTACTAAGGTATAGATATGCTTTCAGCTATAGTCATAGATGACGAACTTTTCGCCCGAGAAGAGCTAACGGAATTACTGGAAGAAACGGGAGAGGTTGAAGTTATCGATCAGGCAAGCAACGCAATTGAGGGGTTAAAAAAGATTAACCAGCTTAAACCAGACGTTGTATTCCTTGATATTCAAATGCCACAAATCACAGGTATAGAACTACTTGGCATGCTCGATCCCGATACTATGCCTTATGTTGTGTTTGTCACCGCATACGATGAATTTGCAATTCAGGCCTTTGAAGACAATGCGTTTGACTACTTGCTAAAACCTGTC is a genomic window of Vibrio japonicus containing:
- a CDS encoding sensor histidine kinase gives rise to the protein MDLVLSLLQQMCVYLVLAYMLSKTPIFLPLLNISSRMSHKVSVYVLFSLFCIMGTYFGLQINDAIANTRAMGAVMGGLFGGPIVGFFVGLTGGIHRYTLGGFTDLACAISTTAEGLIGGLLHTYYLRKGKKDRLFNPSVVFSVTLVAEIIQMAIILLVAKPFDQAYVLVSAIAAPMIITNSVGAALFMSILQDRKTIFEEYSATFSRRALNIAERSVGILVYGFNTDNAEKIARIVYEETNVGAVSITDHEKILAFVGIGDDHHKPETPISSQSTLDAISQNDIIYLDGKEKPYQCSISPHCKLGSALIIPLRAGDKVIGTIKLYEPKRKLFSTINMSMAEGIAQLLSSQILFGDYQQKRELLSQAEIKLLHAQVNPHFLFNALNTISAVIRRDPAKARELIQHLSHFFRSNLKQDIDTVTLKEELAHVNAYLTIEKARFTDRLEVDIDIDESLLSRKLPTFTLQPLVENAIKHGVSNLLEGGRIRIYSKMIKGGYQLIVEDNAGSYVAPKDDHAGLGMQIVDKRLTNKFGHASALKIEVEPNHLTRMSFIIPEPNTY